The Chiloscyllium plagiosum isolate BGI_BamShark_2017 chromosome 42, ASM401019v2, whole genome shotgun sequence genome contains a region encoding:
- the enkd1 gene encoding enkurin domain-containing protein 1 isoform X1, with translation MTLRRRVRRRGPLESWKKEAKMSEGPSKISGPIPPDPTLFPDFYKRPMSARGRLEGNSLKLDFLLGPLAPDPTLYPSCYSARPSRPGPRVRSNAREILERGQKGSVGMLLQLEGASLYRPLSPKKKELKDHEKENVRRIREIQKKCREKDQERELSGPKPVKALWKSQKYESIPSKVMAQLQESSPPQHSESQHYLKAHSRCGTGICPKRSLSPSPPKSETCAEIAESDNREIQVKGVNIDFVRHNAQNARRMPVRRSKSLQSLAEVLDRKEKEQQEYISKNKGQLPQYLIDRRNQWRKEEEERKKNIPDPSMPPGHTRMPENERLETLHSLQQTQQQLTKQLLMFPVRVDTIGMRNRRTDLEKKLAEIEEAIKIFSRPKVFIKTND, from the exons ATGACGCTGCGTCGGCGTGTGCGACGCCGTGGACCGTTGGAAAGCTGGAAGAAG GAAGCAAAGATGTCTGAGGGTCCGTCCAAGATATCTGGTCCCATTCCACCAGACCCAACACTATTCCCAGATTTCTACAAGCGTCCAATGTCAG CTCGGGGTCGGCTAGAAGGGAATAGCTTAAAACTAGACTTCCTTTTGGGACCATTAGCCCCTGATCCCACCTTGTACCCCTCATGCTACAGTGCCCGCCCATCGCGGCCAGGCCCACGTGTGCGTTCAAATGCCAGAGAGATCCTGGAGAGAGGGCAAAAGGGCTCTGTCGGCATGCTGCTGCAGCTGGAAGGAGCATCGTTATATCGACCGTTGTCACCAAAAA AGAAAGAATTGAAAGATCATGAAAAGGAGAATGTGAGGCGCATACgggaaattcagaagaaatgcaGGGAGAAGGACCAAGAGCGAGAACTGAGTGGCCCCAAACCTGTTAAAGCGCTGTGGAAGTCCCAGAAATATGAATCCATTCCTTCAAAAGTGATGGCACAGTTACAG GAGAGTTCACCCCCTCAACATTCTGAAAGTCAGCATTATCTTAAAGCACACTCAAGATGTGGGACAGGCATTTGCCCAAAGCGATCCTTGTCACCTAGTCCACCAAAATCAGAGACTTGTGCTGAAATCGCAGAAAGCGATAACAGAGAG ATTCAAGTCAAAGGTGTTAATATTGATTTTGTGAGGCATAATGCTCAGAATGCAAGGAGAATGCCAGTGCGACGCTCCAAATCTCTGCAGTCACTTGCAGAAGTGCTTGATAGGAAAGAGAAGGAACAGCAGGAATATATAAGCAAGAACAAAGGCCAGCTTCCTCAGTA TTTGATTGATCGGAGAAATCAATGGCGTAAAGAGGAAGAGGAACGAAAGAAGAATATCCCTGATCCGAGCATGCCTCCTGGACATACTAGGATGCCAGAGAATGAACGTTTGGAAACACTTCATTCCCTGCAACAAA cccaacaaCAACTGACCAAGCAACTGTTGATGTTCCCTGTAAGAGTGGATACCATTGGCATGCGGAATCGACGGACCGACCTTGAAAAGAAGTTGGCTGAAATTGAAGAAGCCATTAAAATTTTTTCACGGCCAAAAGTTTTCATCAAAACCAATGACTGA
- the enkd1 gene encoding enkurin domain-containing protein 1 isoform X2: MSEGPSKISGPIPPDPTLFPDFYKRPMSARGRLEGNSLKLDFLLGPLAPDPTLYPSCYSARPSRPGPRVRSNAREILERGQKGSVGMLLQLEGASLYRPLSPKKKELKDHEKENVRRIREIQKKCREKDQERELSGPKPVKALWKSQKYESIPSKVMAQLQESSPPQHSESQHYLKAHSRCGTGICPKRSLSPSPPKSETCAEIAESDNREIQVKGVNIDFVRHNAQNARRMPVRRSKSLQSLAEVLDRKEKEQQEYISKNKGQLPQYLIDRRNQWRKEEEERKKNIPDPSMPPGHTRMPENERLETLHSLQQTQQQLTKQLLMFPVRVDTIGMRNRRTDLEKKLAEIEEAIKIFSRPKVFIKTND; encoded by the exons ATGTCTGAGGGTCCGTCCAAGATATCTGGTCCCATTCCACCAGACCCAACACTATTCCCAGATTTCTACAAGCGTCCAATGTCAG CTCGGGGTCGGCTAGAAGGGAATAGCTTAAAACTAGACTTCCTTTTGGGACCATTAGCCCCTGATCCCACCTTGTACCCCTCATGCTACAGTGCCCGCCCATCGCGGCCAGGCCCACGTGTGCGTTCAAATGCCAGAGAGATCCTGGAGAGAGGGCAAAAGGGCTCTGTCGGCATGCTGCTGCAGCTGGAAGGAGCATCGTTATATCGACCGTTGTCACCAAAAA AGAAAGAATTGAAAGATCATGAAAAGGAGAATGTGAGGCGCATACgggaaattcagaagaaatgcaGGGAGAAGGACCAAGAGCGAGAACTGAGTGGCCCCAAACCTGTTAAAGCGCTGTGGAAGTCCCAGAAATATGAATCCATTCCTTCAAAAGTGATGGCACAGTTACAG GAGAGTTCACCCCCTCAACATTCTGAAAGTCAGCATTATCTTAAAGCACACTCAAGATGTGGGACAGGCATTTGCCCAAAGCGATCCTTGTCACCTAGTCCACCAAAATCAGAGACTTGTGCTGAAATCGCAGAAAGCGATAACAGAGAG ATTCAAGTCAAAGGTGTTAATATTGATTTTGTGAGGCATAATGCTCAGAATGCAAGGAGAATGCCAGTGCGACGCTCCAAATCTCTGCAGTCACTTGCAGAAGTGCTTGATAGGAAAGAGAAGGAACAGCAGGAATATATAAGCAAGAACAAAGGCCAGCTTCCTCAGTA TTTGATTGATCGGAGAAATCAATGGCGTAAAGAGGAAGAGGAACGAAAGAAGAATATCCCTGATCCGAGCATGCCTCCTGGACATACTAGGATGCCAGAGAATGAACGTTTGGAAACACTTCATTCCCTGCAACAAA cccaacaaCAACTGACCAAGCAACTGTTGATGTTCCCTGTAAGAGTGGATACCATTGGCATGCGGAATCGACGGACCGACCTTGAAAAGAAGTTGGCTGAAATTGAAGAAGCCATTAAAATTTTTTCACGGCCAAAAGTTTTCATCAAAACCAATGACTGA